GCGGAAGTGCCATTTTATGCGATGACTGTTACCTGTGGACGAGAGTTTACGGTTGTTTCGAGTGATGAAGAGAAGGGGGAGTATGTGGTTGCGGGGTCGAGCGATGATAAATGGGGGATTCTCTCTGGACGGCCTGGGTCGATTTCTAGTGATGGTGCTCGTGTGCTTCCGGCATTTACTGGTATCTCTGCCGGTTGGCACGCGGTCTATGTACATCATCGACGCCAACATGATTCTGATCTATCTATCACAGCCTGGGGCCGGAATGACCGTGGCCAACTTCCTCCGGCGGATTTATCCAGTGCGAAAATTTTGGCCGTGGGCAGCGAGCATGCGCTTGCCCTTCTTGATGAAGGAACGGTCGTGGCGTTTGGATGGGGTGAGCATGGGAATTGTGGTACAGAGGTTGATGCTCAGGGGAACGTTAAGGGGAGGTATAATAGGATCGAGATGCCCGAGATTGGGCATGAGCATGAGGTTGTGGGAATCGGAGCGGGATGCGCTACTAGTTGGATTATCACTCCGTGATTTGTCGTTTCATGGCAGGTTGGAAGGTAGGCGATTCTCAATCGAAGAGACCAAGACCATGGAGCTGGGACATGCGCTGTGTGGGTGGAATGCCCATATcatcctgctgctgctcaaCTGGCTCGTCTCTGCGCGACGTATGATATTCGTTATCTTGCAATTGCGCACCAAGACTCGCATTGAACGTCTCCTACAGGGTTCAACTGTTAGTCACATCACTTGACAATGTCCACTTGCACTGACCTGATCTGCTGTTGCATCCCAACCGAGCATATCTTCCgactcttcctcatcattgGGTACATCCCACTGTCTATCATCGTCTGCGGGAACGAACAGGCTGTCAAATTCCATCGACGCTACTGCGGGACGCTGATTCTCCGCATTCCCGTCATTGGTTTCTCTCAAAGCAGAAGGCGTTCCCGTGAGCGGACGAATAGGCCGGCTACGCGAGGCCGCAGCGGCAGGAGCAAGAGACGGGAACATGTCTGTCCGCCTGTTCTCCGGAGTCTGACCAGGTCGATTCGGATTCACCTGCGCCGTTGGCTGCGACTGTCTTGCCAACGACTCGCGAGCAGTACTCCGCGAGGAATTCGGGGCATTATTATCACCACTTGCCTCGCCTCTCGTCATCAGCGTGAATTCTGTCTTGATGCCTTCGAACTCATACGCCAATTGCAGTGGACGGCATGGGCGGGTGTAGCGGGCTGTGAGGAGTGCATTTGCAGTTTCGGCGTGGGTGATGGCTGCTTTGAAATCTTTGATGCTGATGGCGATATGGAGGTTGTCTTCTGCGAGGAAATCTTCGAAGTCTTTTTTGTC
This region of Aspergillus chevalieri M1 DNA, chromosome 4, nearly complete sequence genomic DNA includes:
- a CDS encoding putative DNA repair protein rad9 (COG:D,L;~EggNog:ENOG410PHQ5;~InterPro:IPR026584,IPR007268;~PFAM:PF04139;~go_component: GO:0030896 - checkpoint clamp complex [Evidence IEA];~go_process: GO:0000077 - DNA damage checkpoint [Evidence IEA];~go_process: GO:0006281 - DNA repair [Evidence IEA]) translates to MAHLSFSLAPASLVRLHEALTCLVKFNESVALEAEYDLLRLSVLNSTKTAYSAFVLEADSFFENYTFSPSSDISSASRSNRRPDRFCCQIYLKALLSVFKGRTSEKDKDTAVERCEVEIREDAQQTECRLVIRMICGLGVIKSYKLTYEPMNVQHAIFDRSRTTNKWTIDPKFLREIADHFSPSAEQLDIHPEGDKVIFTSFTTKIAEGKEILKQPVHTSVAIDKKDFEDFLAEDNLHIAISIKDFKAAITHAETANALLTARYTRPCRPLQLAYEFEGIKTEFTLMTRGEASGDNNAPNSSRSTARESLARQSQPTAQVNPNRPGQTPENRRTDMFPSLAPAAAASRSRPIRPLTGTPSALRETNDGNAENQRPAVASMEFDSLFVPADDDRQWDVPNDEEESEDMLGWDATADQETFNASLGAQLQDNEYHTSRRDEPVEQQQDDMGIPPTQRMSQLHGLGLFD